A portion of the Apteryx mantelli isolate bAptMan1 unplaced genomic scaffold, bAptMan1.hap1 HAP1_SCAFFOLD_40, whole genome shotgun sequence genome contains these proteins:
- the LOC136996508 gene encoding olfactory receptor 12D1-like: protein MENQTEVRKFILLGLTSLQGLQKFLFMLFLLLYLSTLLGNMAIMTVVACEPRLHTPMYFFLFNLSCLDIFLSTVTVPKVLDGFLSGHQGISYTGCLSQLHFSYFVGSSEALLLAVMAYDRYVAICNPLRYILIMSPRACLLLAVGTWTTGFLHALMHTVMTSQLHFCGPNHIQHYFCDIKPVVRLACSSSQLNLNLLNTITGSIAIGPFVFILFSYLYIFSFLRLKVQSKEGRRKAFSTCISHLTVVALFYVPIIFNYVPPSLRNSPKRTMIVTVMYTVVTPVLNPLIYTLRNVEVKRALKR from the coding sequence atggaaaaccagacagaggtgaggaagttcatcctccttggcctgaccagccttcaagggctacagaaattcctgttcatgctgttcttgctgctgtacctgtctaccctgctggggaatatggcaatcatgaCTGTAGTGGCATGTGAACCCCGGCTacatacccccatgtactttttcctcttcaacctctcctgcCTAGATATTTTCTTATCCACAGTTACCGTGCCCAAGGTGCTGGATGGGTTCCTTTCAGGGCACcagggcatttcttacactggctgcctaagccagcttCACTTCTCCTACTTCGTGGGAAGCAGCGAAgctttgcttctggctgtcatggcctatgaccgctatgtggccatctgcaaccccctgcgctacatcctgatcatgagcccacgggcctgcctgctgctggctgtaggcacttggactactggcttccttcatgctctgatgcacacagtcatgacctcccagctccatttctgtggccccaaccacatccagCACTACTTCTGTGACATCAAGCCTGTGGTGAGACTCGCCTGCAGtagcagccagctcaacctgaACCTTCTCAACACCATCACAGGGAGTATTGCAATAGGCCCCTTTGTCTTCATACTCTTTTCTTACctgtacattttttccttcctccgactgaaagtccagtccaaggagggcaggaggaaagccttctccacttgcatctcccatctcacagtGGTGGCCTTATTCTATGTCCCtattatttttaactatgtgccaccttcctTAAGGAATTCACCCAAGAGGACAATGATAGTCACCGTTATGTATACTGTTGTCACgccagtcctcaatcctttgatctacaccctgaggaatgtggaggtgaaacgtgccctaaagaga